DNA sequence from the Haemorhous mexicanus isolate bHaeMex1 chromosome 24, bHaeMex1.pri, whole genome shotgun sequence genome:
ctgagctgggaatCCATCCCGGGATGTACAGTACCTGTCCCGAGCTGGGAATGCACCCTGGGATGGACAGTACCTGCCCCGAGCTGGGAATCCATCCCGGGATGGACAGTACCTGCCCCGAGCTGGGAATTCATCCCGGGATGGACAGTACCTGCCCCGAGCTGGGAATTCACTCTGGGATGGACAGTACCTGTCCCGAGCTGGGAATTCACCCTGGGATGGACAGTACCTGCCCGAGCTGGGAATCCATCCTGGGATGGACAGTACCTGCCCCGAGCTGGGAATGCACCCCGGGATGGACAGTAcctgcctgagctgggaattCACCCTGGGATGGACAGTACCTGCCCCGAGCTGGGAATGCACCCTGGGATGGACAGTACCTGTCCCGAGCTGGGAATGCACCCTGGGATGGACAGTAcctgcctgagctgggaatgcaccctgggatggacagtacctgcctgagctgggaattCACCCTGGGATGGACAGTACCTGCCCCGAGCTGGGAATTCACCCTGGGATGGACAGTACCTGTCCCGAGCTGGGAATTCATCCTGGGATGGACAGTAcctgcctgagctgggaatgcaccctgggatggacagtacctgcctgagctgggaatgcATCCCGGGATGGGCAGTACCTGTCCCGAGCTGGGAATGCATCCTGGGATGGGCAGTAcctgcctgagctgggaatgcATCCCGGGATGGGCAGTACCTGTCCCGAGCTGGGAATGCATCCTGGGATGGGCAGTAcctgcctgagctgggaattCACCCCGGGATGGACAGTACCTGCCCGAGCTGGGAATGCACCCTGGGATTGACAACAcctgaggggctgctgggagtgagcagggcagggtctCCAGCACACTGCCACCCGGTTAAACCCCTCCCAAAAAtcagattaattaattaattattaattaatcaattaaaaaattatttagtagAGAAACATCtaatacatttatttcttaCCTTTtgataaatgtatttatttaaatacattaaattttaataaatgcaCTTATCaatacatttattaaaatttaatttctatatttaaatatataaatgtatttaaatatactatttcaataaataaaaatataccaattcaataaataaaaatataccaattcaataaataaaaatataccaattcaataaatatatttcttaaaatttctttaataaatatcctagaaatatatttaaaatataaaaatatattttattaataattatatCTATTTTATAGATAATGATGTATACTTATCTATTTAGTAATTATATATAAATGCTGATATATTTCTATGTTTTAAAATAGAGAATAAgttcatttatttaataaattattcaCTTTTACTccatttaatatatttatttaataacatttaatttatttaataaattaatttattgcataaataaatttattcacATTTATGTAttgaataaatttaatttttgaataaataaatttattccaATTTATTTATTGAAGAATTTTCTTCATTCAATAAATAAATCACAGCTTTTAATCCtgattgtttgtttttaaactgagGCCTGGATGCTGGGTAGAAGGTTGAAAATCAGCTGCTGACAAAAGGAACGGGCACAGATCCCTCTGGAACAGCCCCGGATAACGCCGGGAATTCCCTTTTCCCGCAGGTCCCGCGGCGCTGGGGCAGGcggggcagctgctggcatcCCGGACCCTCCTGCTGCACCCGCAGCTGGCAGCGCCCCCTCTGCAGGGTAAAGagaaacccaaacaattctgattttctttcttttccctccgCTCTTTCACCTTGCCTACAAAACGCCAGAAACTTTTACTCAAAAAGCAGAGTGAGAGAGGGATTGTTAAAAACCAACCCAGTGTTCCTGGTTTCTGTGCACGGGGAGGGAACCCAGGGACAATCCCCTCCgtgctgctgggacacagccaaaggctgcagaaaaggaaattccacctccttttcttctcctaaaCCAGCCAGAACTGGGTGTGATTGAGAGATTTCTGCTTCATCCCtgataaaatcttttttttctgcacaaacACCTCATTTATTCTCCCCACCAGGGAAGGAGCCCCTAAATCAGCTGAGTTTGCTCCTCACCAGCTCCAATGCCACTTTTCCACACCTTGATTATGATTAATTTCTCCAAGAAAAGTAAAGTTTGGACATTTCCTTCATTATCCTTACAATAATTCACAGTGCATCAACGGGGattcattttgctttgaaaaagattaaaagaaagatgagaaatgctcaataaaataaaatatataatagatgctcaataaaataaaataaatcgTCTCATCCACCCATATTGCAGTGTTACCTCTttgacaaaaagaaaagcaatattttttgaAACAATTAATTCatgtaattaaattaattgaTCTAAAATTCTactgttcctgcagcagaatCACACAACTGGCTGATGAAGAAAAACCAGAATTTCCTTCACCTCCTGAgcagtggaaggcagagccttGAACAGAAGGCACAGTGAGCAGAATTTCCAATTATTTACTATTTAATCTTATTATCTCACTACTTTGTACCTTTCTGGTTTGCTCCTGTGAAGATGAAATTTCAGTACCAccatttcttctctctccatttaaacttttccctgtttttttagCCCTGGAGAGGAAACTGCCAATTCCTTGTCCCCCTCAGAGCTGGAGGATGAAGTGGATGCACTGACTGAGGAGCTGCTGCGGATTGTAGAGGATGAAGAGCAGTTTTTAAACAGCAAAGGCAACGAAGATCTGCTCTCTTATTACCTTGAAATcaccagcctggagaaggagagCTTGGTCACACAAATCAACGCTCTGGAAGAGGAAATAGCCCAGGGCAGAAAGCTGTGATGCTCAAAACTCCCTGGTTTGGCTCTGTAAGAGCTGAAGTGAGGGATGGGGGActcaggcagctctgcaaaatgcagtttattacaaaatgcagtttattgtatccaggatgtcacagcagcccagggtggtgggtgacagagctgtgcccacagctgtcagctccagctgcaggcaggcctggacacCCTGAGTTTAGGTTACAGTGCATTCTGTACTTTTCTTTTGGTTACAAATGCTTTATAAAGTTTTCTTTAGGTTCCAGTGCATTCTatccttttctttgctgagcatcttcacccagcagagccaatcTTACCTTAACTGTCACCTACAGCCTCTCATAACTCCTGTCATTCCCAcatccatggcactgctctccagtcaCTCACACTCAGTACATCACAGTTTCagccagaagttgtttttcacttttcttgcACTGGGaaattctgagcccttttttctccttgccacaTTTgtgccttgtttgcctgtgctcccTTTGTGCTTGGTACAAACATCtccttgtttggggtgggtttatcctttgctctgagccataaaaccccttctcactaacacaccctttgctcCTTGGTTAGCCAGTcaggctggctcagcaattcCTTTATTCtctatcaaaacttgcttccatttctattccttcttcagactccacatttaaaaatctttctgccaagcacacacacctgtgagactcttgtcaaactttcatccttcccaacactgcTCCCCTGCACTGGGCATTAGGTTCCCACCCAAAGGAAATCTCTATTTCTGCCCTAATTCCAGCATGTTCAGCCAAAAGGAAATCTCTATTTCTCCCTCAATTCCAGTGTGTTCAGCCCAAAGGAAATCCCTATTTCTCCCTCAATTTCAGGGTgtttctcctctccatcccaaaGGCTCATTAAAtcaggagggagagcagtgcagggatTGAAGTGACAAGACTTTGGCCAGAGGAAATGACATTTCTGGCCACATCCAAGTGCTGAGAAGAAATATTGCTGCAAAAGGCCCGAGTCAGAGTTTCCAGGAACAGGAGCAGAAAATGGAACCACTCAATTCCCAGtgtgaaataaattattctttccaCTAATGCATCACTCCACGAGGTGTTCTGAGGCCTGtgcagctgagagctgcaattttctgattttatgaCACAGCAAGAACTGCAGATGCAGTTACTTGGGTTAATTATAGCTGTTTAATTACACCTAAAGTgcaagaaattaatattttccacCGTTGAAGCCTTgtttcagctctgtgctgccaccCACCCAGGAATGCACTGCCCAGAACTTTTCAACCTGGGGAACCAGTCTGTCCTCCCAAATTCCAGAACATGAAACATCCAATATTTCCCAAAGTCAGCTCAGCCTCCAGTGTAGATAAAAAGCAAGTGAGGGAAGAGCAAAATCACTCAAACCCCTTTTTTTACTCCTGTAAATACAAAACTCGTGGGGGCACAGCAGAATTGAAACATTTTTGTGAGTCACTAAATACCCCAGACATTTCTGCTGGTGAGATTCAGGTCTTGGCCCCTGACACCTTTGCCAGAAGGAAGCAAAGTGCTTTCCAAAGCAGCCTGGGGGTGTTTTTatcttccttcccctgctgctgtttccaccAAAAAGCTCCTGAACACCCTTCAAGGCACCACCAGCAGCTGGCTTTGGTAAAATAACATCAGCAGATTTATTGATTTATGCATTTCCTTTTTAACTCACAAGCAGAGTCTCACATTACATCTTCAATCTTATGTTAACAtcaattaaaaacatttaaaatcctgggaagaaaaaaaaaataatcccccGAAATGTTCATGAATACAGAGGCAGAGACAGGGATTCGACAGGAAGTGCTGTTTTTATGAGGTTTTGCAGTGCCAGCCTTCACCCCCTCACAAAATCAGGGCTCCCACGTCCCAGAGGAGCCCTGGCTCTACCTCTTGGTGTTGATCCAGTGGTACCTGTCCACACGTGGCCCAGTGAAGGTGGCCGTGGGTCTGTAGGTCCTGTAGCCCCTGTGCTGGCCAAGGTGGGAGCCCACAGCCAGGTGGGGCTTCCTGTGCAGGTActgccaccagggctgggggggagccTTGCAGAAGTCACCAAACTGAGCAGCAAAAGTGGGGGAAAACAAATGTTAAagtgtgctggggaaggagggggagcaCTCAGGCCACCCCAATCCCACCGTGCTCCCTCCTGAGGAAACTGAGCcacccctgctgcctcctcccaaAGCTCACCCCACCCACAGCACCACCGAGGTGGGAAAACATCCCAAGGAcaagcccagctgtgccctaaACTGTGTCCCCAATGCCACATCCTTCACACCCCTCCAGTGACTCCACCAGGGCTGGTCACCCCCATGAATAATTCAATTCTCAAACAGTTCACACACTGCTCGTCCCACCCACAGCACCACCGAGGTGGGAAAACATTCCAAGGTAAAGAACaagcccagctgtgctccaagctgtgtccccaagtgccacattgtagccatgatattttctggaaaaatatcctttcttttggattttttcttctgagaagctgagagatctcaggaacaaactgtaaacaattcttatctgctgctgtggggtgcagcaggtggagctgggattggtctctgtggttgtttctgatcaatggccaatcccagcccatttcagtcagagacaaacATTTGTCAtgattcttctgttcttttagtatagtttgaATATCATATATATGATAAAAGAATAcatgaagccttctgaaacatggagtcagagcCTTGTCTGTTCCTtcaccctgggacccctgtgaacaccacacCACATCCTCCACACCCCTCCAGTGACTCCACCAGGGCTGGTCACCACCCATGAATAAATCAATTCTCAAACAGTTCACACACTGCTCGTCCCACCCACAGCACCACCGAAGTGGGAAAACATtccaaggacaaggacaagcccagctgtgtccccaagtgccataTCCTCTAcacccctccagggatggtgactccaccaggGCTGGTCACCACCCCGTGGAACAGCTCAACTCTCCAAGCAGTGAACTCACTGCTGGTAACACAGAGTGGAACAACGAGCCAGCAAGGAGCAGGGCCACAGTGCCTGAGCTTGGCTTCACAAAGCACCaagtgtgacagtgacaccaaCTTCTATGGGACAGTGACACCATGTGCCAGGGCAGAAATCAAACCTGAACCTGCCCTGGAGCAACTCGAGGTTGTTTCcccccatcctgtccctgggagAGGAGCCCGAGCCCACCTGCCAAGGCTGGAAAACCTTCCAGGGCAGAAATCAAACCTGATCCTGCCCTGGAGTAGCTCGAGGTTGTTTCCCCCCATCCTGTCGCTGGGAGAGGAGCCCGAGCCCACCTGCCCGAGCCTctctggaggggttttggggtgagcAGCTCCCCCAGAGCCCACCTGGTAGATGCTGTTGGGGTTGCTGACGGTGGGGATGGCCCGGGGCTCCTGGCTGAAGCTCTCCTCGTCCgaggaggtgctggagggatagtccagggctgccctgcccacGGCCAGGCTGATCTGCTGGGGCAGCTCGGGGCTCTCCTGCCCCCCGAAGTGAGCCACGGTGAAGGGCCGGCTCCTCTCGCCGTACCTGCAAGGGCACAGGGAGCGCTGCTGGCTCTGACACAGCTCCTGGAAAACCCTGGCCACGACTGCTCTCctgagcagcctcagagagaaaacaacaacgatctgatttgcttctcctgcgttctgctgctttggaatgagTTGGGAGgttgtttatccaacaggtgatttcatgtgaattattttgatttaatgaccaatcagggccaagctgtgtcagggctctggaaggagtcaggagttttcattgttatctttttagccttctgcaAGTATCCTTCCTGTATTCTTTAGTGGAGTTTAATTTAGTATTTAATtcaatatatactatatatttatacatattatataaatattatttaacatataactatataatatatatttatgataatataaatatatatttattataatatataatataatgcataaatatatattatatatactatataacaTAATGCATagatatatattatttattacttatattatataatataatgcataaatatatattatataatatatgcactatatagtatatatagtatattaaATGCACTATAgagtatatatattatatatagtatatatactatatattatatattatatagtatatatagtatatatactatatagtatatatactatatattatatattatatatagtatatatagtatatatactatatagtatatatactatatattatatattatatatactatatatactatatagtatatatactatatattatatagtatatatagtatatatactatatacaTACTATATACTATACATACTATATATTATAGTGTATATTTTTAGTATAATAAATATACTATATAGTATAacttttatatattatatatagttattatattattatatagtatataatattagtctaatttttatatttttattaaaagtaatatataatatgaatgtataatatttatatattatattatgtattatataatTTAATATGTACTATATTAAATAATATAGTACATATTAAACTATAATATAATCTAATATAGTATACTCTAGCATTAAATTATAATACAGCAATACAAAATAACAAACGAGCCATCTGAGAGCATTCAGAGGGgtccctccccacccagccAGCAGCGGGGCATCCCCCGcagctcacctgcagcacaccTGGAAGGGATCCACCCACAGCGTCATCtccttgggcagccccagcaggtcgAAGTCCACGGCGCTCTGCTCGCACGCCTGCTCCAGCAGCGGCTCCCTCGCCCGCTGCCGGTTGATGCGGAtgcacctggggcacagggagcgcTGGGCACCGCAGCCCTGCGTGCCCGACCtgcgctgctgctgccagcgccttgcacctgctgctgccagcgcCTTGCACCTGCTGCTGCACCGCGCCTTGCACCTGCTGCTGCACCGCGCCTTGCACCTGCTGCTGCACCGCGCACCCGAGCCCGGCAGCGGTAACTCGCGGGCTGAGTTATGGGCTCAAACAGGACTCGGATTTTAGTGCTCGGCAGTGGCTGGTGAGGCAATCCCTGCTTGGAGTGTTTGGGACAAATCCGTCCCAAAAGTTGCTTTAGGATCACCTGAATTCTGCATCCTGCCAGTCAGGGGCTACCTGGGACATCTGCCTTAAGATTTCCACCTCACTTCTCTAATCCCACATTtacaggcaaaaaaaagaataaatccaCCTTAGTTCTCTAATCCCACATTTACAGGTAAAAATTTCACCTCACTTCTCTAATCCCACATttacaggtaaaaaaaaagaataaatcccACCTCAGTTCGCTAATCCCACATTTAcaggtaaaataaaatttccacCTCACTTCTCTAATCCCGCATTTacaggtaaaataaaaattccatcTCACTTCTCTAATCCCGCATTTAcaggtaaaataaaatttccacCTCACTTCTCTAATCCCGCATTTacaggtaaaataaaaattccatcTCAGTTCTCTAATCCCGCATTTAcaggtaaaataaaatttccacCTCACTTCTCTAATCCCGCATTTacaggtaaaataaaaattccatcTCACTTCTCTAATCCCGCATTTAcaggtaaaataaaatttccatcTCACTTCTCTAATCCCGCATTTACAggtaaaaaaaaacagaataaatccACCTCAGTTCTCTAATCCCACATTTACAGGTAAAAATTTCACCTCAGTTCTCTAATCCCATATttacaggtaaaaaaaaaaaaaatccaccttaGTTCTCTAATCCCACAtttccaggtaaaaaaaaagaataaatcccACCTCAGTTTTCTAATCCCACATTTacaggtaaaataaaaattccaccTCACTTCTCTAATCCCACATTTACAggtaaaaaaaatttcacctcAGTTCTCTAATCCCACATTTCCAGGtaaaaaaagccatttctaCCTCACTTCTCTAATCACACATTTCCAGGTccaaaaaaagaataaatcccACCTCACTTCTCTAATCACTCATTTCCAGGTAAAAAAGCCATTTCTACCTCAGTTCTCTAATCCCACATttacaggtaaaaaaaaaaaaaaaataaatccacctCAGTTCTCTAATCCCACATTTccaggtaaaaaaaataaatccacctCAGTTCTCTAATCCCACAtttccaggtaaaaaaaaaaataaaaattccaccTCACTTCTCTAATCACTTATTTCCAGGTAAAAAATCCATTTCTACCTCAGTTCTCTAATCACCCATttacagctaaaaaaaaaattcccacctCACTTCTCTAATCCCACATttacaggtgaaaaaaaaattatttccaccTCAGTTTTCTAATCACCCATttacaggttaaaaaaaaaaaaaggatgccCACCTTAGTTCTCTAATCCCACATACACaggtaaaaaatatttccatctcAGTTCTCTAATCCCTCATttacaggtaaaaaaaaaaataaattccaccTCTAACCACACAGTcacaggttaaaaaaataataataattttcaccaattaataatttttccttcaagCCTAAGGGGTATCCTGGTGGTTCCCTCTGCATGATTGATTTCACTTGAAGGcctccaggaattccctctGGGATGCCCACCTGGGGCTCCACGCTCTGCTCCTGAGCCCCCCTCACCTGAAGGCCTGGCCTCGGGAGGGGTTGTCCAGGTACCAGTGGTTCTTGTACTTCTCAAACAGCAGCGTGGTCAGCTTGGCTGCAAACTTCTCCATTTCGTGCttgctcagcctctcctccctcttGGCCAGCTTGGTGATGAAGAAAACCGTGGCAGCAATTTCATCTTTCATCTTCAGTGGGAGCACgggaggtgctggggcagagatggagcagcacagcagagatttAATAACATTAAGGCACTGGCAGCTTCCAAAAACTGATGCTGCAAAATCCACACCAGCCAGGACAAGCCTGCCTGCCAAACAGCATTTTGAATTTAGTTTGGGATATTAAAACCAGTTAAATGCATTACTAGAAGGTCCCTGCACTAAGCAAGTTGAGAATTTAAGAAAAGAGTTTGAGATATAATTCTTATTTGTCACATATATGACAAGCAGACCTTAAAATTGAgctttttatggaaaaaagacaaaaaaaaaaaattaatcaccTTTTCACAGCTTCCAAAAACTGATGCTGCAAAATCCACACCAGCCAGGGTAAGCCTGCCTGCCAAACAGCATTCTGAATTTAGTTTGGGATATTAAACCCACTCCAGTGCATTACTAGAAGGTGCCTGCACTAAGCAAGttgagaataaaaaataaaaaaaagtttaaaatataatGGTTCTTATTTGTCACATATATGACAAGTAAACCTTACAAATAGAGCTTGTTatggaaaaaagacaaaaaaaaagaaaaaaaatcaccttttcaCAGCTTCCAAAAACTGATGCTGCAAAATCCACACCAGCCAGGGCAAGCCTGCCTGCCAAACAGCATTTTGAATTTAGTTTGGGATATTAAACCCACTCCAATGCATTACTAGAAGGTGCCTGCACTAAGCAAGTTGAGAATATAAGAAAAGAGTTTGAGATATAAGTCTTATTTGTGACATATATGACAAGCAGACCTTACAAATAGAgctttttatggaaaaaagacaaaaaaaataaaaaaaaatcaccttttcaCAGCTTCCAAAAACTGATGCTGCAAAATCCACACAAGACAGGACAGAAAGAGCCTGAATAAGCCTGACTaccaaacaatattttaaatttagtttgGGATATTAAACCCACTCCAATGCATTACTAGAAGGTCTCTGCACTAAGCAAGTTGAGAATGTAAGAAAAGAGTTTGAGATATAATTCTTATTTGTCACATATATGACAAGCAGACCTGACAAATAGAgcttttttatggaaaaaagacaaaaaaaattaatcaccTTTTCACAGCTTCCAAAAACTGATGCTGCAAAATCCACACCAGCCAGGGCAGAAAGAGCCTGGATAAGCCTGACTaccaaacaatattttaaatttagtttgGGATATTAAACCCACTCCAATGCATTACTAGAAGGTGCCTGCACTAAGCAAGTTGAGAATGTAAGAAAAGAGTTTGAGATATAATTCTTATTTGTCACATATATGACAAGCAGCAGACCTTACAAATAGAGCTTGTTatggaaaaaagacaaaaaaatttaatcACCTTTTCACAGCTTCCAAAAACTGATGCTGCAAAATCCACACCAGCCAGGATAAGCCTGTCTGCCAAACAGCATTTTGAATTTAGTTTGGGATATTAAACCCACTCCAGTGCATTACTAGAAGGTGCCTGCACTAAGCAAGTTGAGAATGTAAGAAAAGAGTTTGAGATATAATTCTTATTTGTGACATATATGACAAGTAAACCTTACAAATAGAGAttgttatggaaaaaaaaaaaagaaagaaatcaccTTTTCACAG
Encoded proteins:
- the BTG4 gene encoding protein BTG4 encodes the protein MKDEIAATVFFITKLAKREERLSKHEMEKFAAKLTTLLFEKYKNHWYLDNPSRGQAFRCIRINRQRAREPLLEQACEQSAVDFDLLGLPKEMTLWVDPFQVCCRYGERSRPFTVAHFGGQESPELPQQISLAVGRAALDYPSSTSSDEESFSQEPRAIPTVSNPNSIYQFGDFCKAPPQPWWQYLHRKPHLAVGSHLGQHRGYRTYRPTATFTGPRVDRYHWINTKR